The Triticum aestivum cultivar Chinese Spring chromosome 7B, IWGSC CS RefSeq v2.1, whole genome shotgun sequence genome window below encodes:
- the LOC123155541 gene encoding uncharacterized protein, translating into MAATKKPKAKPQKPAKVTAARIAKMLAEGDEMIRNMTPEERARIIAESMAEKSAREAAEAKDEAGDDEEETAPAQCEEEWFAAKFRSMWRRYLAPGGVTFDQTSKLPAMRYVNPASGCSAKAMDTLQIMSVKVAAINGGLHWPLQVFGIVAARDYLDRKRNIIFHRPRTDCQTITQEDCYLALSGPSRAIVVSYDPTYVEVSLKVKGAIESEDKDLSALIVVFRAGACPQNVYPSRLSTLEMNFDHIYQSVEATVFIRIIGGSWPDGFRGVFSAASSRDDTLQVKLLEFEDGRLPADSNGVIALTRRVVSVALQRNLKVSVMAFPRNVGYAAETSEAVLQPHRAGVSPPGVNLCVGSCSMEVRVAWSCFCCEC; encoded by the exons ATGGCGGCGAcgaagaaacccaaggccaagcCTCAAAAACCAGCCAAGGTAACGGCTGCGAGGATAGCAAAGATGCTGGCTGAAGGGGATGAGATGATAAGAAACATGACACCTGAAGAAAGGGCCAGGATTATTGCCGAGTCCATGGCTGAAAAATCGGCCCGCGAAGCTGCTGAGGCGAAAGATGAAGCtggagatgacgaggaggagactgCACCGGCACAATGCGAGGAAGAATGGTTCGCTGCCAAGTTTCGCTCTATGTGGAGAAGATACTTAGCTCCCGGCGGTGTTACTTTCGACCAAACCAGTAA ACTCCCTGCCATGCGTTATGTGAATCCTGCTTCGGGTTGCTCGGCCAAGGCCATGGACACTCTGCAGATTATGTCAGTCAAAGTTGCAGCAATCAACGGGGGCTTGCACTGGCCACTACAAGTGTTTGGTATCGTTGCTGCACGTGATTACTTGGATCGTAAGCGCAATATTATTTTCCACCGGCCGAGGACTGACTGCCAAACCATCACCCAGGAG GATTGCTACCTAGCACTGTCCGGTCCTAGCCGTGCCATTGTCGTCTCATATGATCCTACATACGTTGAGGTTTCGCTCAAAGTGAAGGGCGCTATTGAATCTGAGGATAAAGATTTAAGTGCTCTCATTGTGGTGTTTAGAGCTGGAGCCTGTCCTCAAAATGTCTACCCTAGCAGGCTTAGCACGCTGGAAATGAATTTTGATCACATTTATCAATCGGTGGAGGCCACGGTCTTTATAAGAATTATTGGCGGGTCGTGGCCGGATGGCTTTCGGGGTGTATTTAGTGCTGCCTCCAGTAGGGATGACACCCTGCAAGTCAAGTTACTTGAGTTTGAAGATGGTAGGTTGCCTGCTGACTCTAACGGTGTGATCGCGCTCACACGACGTGTGGTCTCTGTTGCGCTTCAGAGGAACTTGAAGGTTTCTGTAATGGCATTTCCAAGAAACGTGGGATATGCTGCTGAGACCAGTGAAGCAGTTTTACAACCTCATAGAGCCGGTGTAAGCCCCCCAGGAGTCAATCTCTGTGTTGGCTCGTGTAGTATGGAAGTTCGTGTTGCTTGGTCATGTTTCTGTTGTGAGTGTTGA